Proteins co-encoded in one Enterococcus mundtii genomic window:
- a CDS encoding binary toxin-like calcium binding domain-containing protein, with protein MMKKILIKLLFLSTMLLLNTTLVNAQDLTSNSDQTQMKNGLIGHYFDDNKFTNPILVGPTQNETLSFRKQDTNNLISKSQKFSSFRWFGEIRSLEDQDYHSFKLKNVDNYKIEVDGKPINLKDSINLKKNQQYKLKIEAISNTPLSLNDIERIKLIGLDVHEKEHIFNNQELFIPELSSPDWQSIIANASSNPQFRLENNNPLIDSDGDNIYDDWEINGYTIQNRIIVPWKDEYESLGYKKFVSNPFDAHTAGDPYTDYEKAAKDMPLANSEEVFNPLVAAFPSINVNLENVILSNNQDLTNSIGSNHSTNWTYSNTTGVDVTTGWQGVGPNFGVTGHYTHSNTVANEWGGSNDDSTHINSAESAYLNANVRYNNVGTGAIYEVKPTVSFVLNNNTLGTIKAKDNTTALAILPNESYPKKGQNGIAINTMDDFNSRPIPLNKDQLSTFISNKSPILLETNQVEGKYMIKDSKGNIKIGGSWNGVEQQVKNKTSSIIIDDGESVVERRIASKNYSDPEDKTPELTLKDALKIGFNDISEKEGKLFYKNKSIEEYHSLAYLDEYTADKVRKQLSDDEGIYREVKDLYDIKIEPKMAITLKQPKFYDKSESKRSPLGNLNSVVTHRMVDDLGNVGGVYQAQTTNSPMNTVRLDFSADILKKLNPNSKYYITLSVKADSKFPTSAVTVRTLGNYGTMNGPNQKYNVSSDGYRRISVLYDPGVWGDGENTIMKTLELAFFSVPAISDTQAVYFKDISVTEVGAWKK; from the coding sequence ATGATGAAAAAGATTCTGATAAAATTATTGTTTTTATCGACCATGTTATTATTAAACACTACACTAGTAAATGCGCAAGATTTAACGTCTAACAGTGACCAAACACAAATGAAAAATGGGTTAATCGGACATTATTTTGATGATAATAAGTTTACTAATCCTATACTTGTTGGCCCTACACAAAACGAAACCCTATCATTCAGGAAACAGGATACAAATAACTTGATTTCAAAGTCACAAAAATTTTCTTCCTTTCGTTGGTTTGGTGAAATTAGAAGTCTAGAAGACCAGGATTACCATAGTTTTAAATTGAAAAATGTAGATAACTATAAAATTGAAGTAGATGGAAAACCTATTAATCTCAAAGATAGTATTAATTTAAAAAAAAATCAACAATACAAATTGAAAATAGAAGCAATATCGAATACTCCATTGTCACTAAATGATATTGAAAGAATAAAATTAATTGGATTGGACGTTCACGAAAAGGAACATATTTTCAATAATCAAGAATTATTTATTCCCGAATTGAGTAGTCCTGACTGGCAAAGTATCATTGCTAATGCAAGTTCTAATCCTCAATTTAGATTAGAAAATAATAATCCTTTGATAGATAGCGATGGAGATAATATTTATGATGATTGGGAAATTAATGGTTATACAATACAAAATAGGATAATTGTACCTTGGAAAGATGAGTATGAGAGCTTAGGGTATAAAAAATTTGTTTCTAATCCTTTTGATGCACATACAGCAGGTGATCCTTATACAGACTATGAGAAGGCTGCCAAAGATATGCCTCTTGCAAATAGCGAAGAAGTATTTAATCCTCTAGTAGCGGCATTCCCTTCTATTAATGTTAATTTAGAAAACGTCATCTTATCAAATAATCAAGATTTAACTAACAGTATAGGTTCGAATCATTCTACAAATTGGACATATTCAAATACTACAGGTGTAGATGTTACAACAGGCTGGCAAGGCGTTGGTCCTAACTTTGGTGTAACTGGGCATTACACACATAGTAATACCGTTGCGAATGAGTGGGGAGGTTCAAACGATGACAGTACCCATATAAATTCTGCGGAATCAGCCTATTTAAATGCCAATGTGAGGTACAACAATGTTGGAACCGGAGCGATATATGAAGTAAAGCCTACAGTTAGTTTTGTACTAAATAATAATACCTTGGGTACCATAAAAGCAAAGGATAACACAACAGCCTTAGCTATATTACCTAATGAAAGCTATCCTAAAAAAGGGCAAAACGGCATTGCAATTAATACCATGGATGATTTTAATTCTAGACCTATTCCATTAAATAAAGATCAATTATCCACATTTATCTCTAATAAATCGCCTATTCTATTAGAAACAAACCAAGTAGAGGGTAAGTATATGATCAAAGATTCAAAAGGAAACATAAAAATAGGGGGCTCTTGGAATGGTGTAGAACAGCAAGTTAAAAATAAAACATCATCAATCATTATAGATGATGGAGAGTCTGTAGTAGAACGAAGAATTGCGTCTAAAAATTATTCTGACCCAGAAGATAAAACCCCGGAGTTAACGTTAAAAGATGCTTTAAAAATAGGATTCAATGATATAAGCGAAAAAGAAGGCAAACTTTTCTATAAAAATAAATCCATAGAAGAATATCACAGTCTCGCCTATTTAGACGAATATACAGCAGATAAAGTAAGAAAACAACTCTCTGATGATGAAGGGATATACAGAGAAGTGAAAGATCTCTATGATATAAAAATAGAGCCTAAAATGGCCATCACATTAAAACAACCTAAATTTTATGATAAATCGGAATCAAAAAGAAGTCCTCTTGGAAATCTTAACAGTGTTGTCACGCATAGAATGGTAGATGATTTGGGTAATGTTGGTGGTGTGTACCAGGCACAGACAACTAACTCTCCCATGAACACTGTTCGATTAGATTTTAGTGCTGACATATTAAAAAAATTGAACCCAAATTCTAAATACTATATCACATTATCAGTCAAAGCAGATTCTAAATTTCCTACTTCGGCTGTTACTGTTAGAACGCTAGGAAACTATGGAACGATGAATGGACCTAATCAAAAATATAATGTTTCATCTGATGGTTATCGAAGAATTTCTGTTTTATATGACCCCGGAGTATGGGGGGATGGTGAAAATACAATAATGAAGACTTTAGAATTAGCATTTTTTTCAGTTCCAGCGATTTCAGATACTCAAGCGGTCTATTTTAAAGATATATCAGTCACAGAAGTGGGAGCTTGGAAAAAGTAA